A window of the Trichoderma asperellum chromosome 6, complete sequence genome harbors these coding sequences:
- a CDS encoding uncharacterized protein (TransMembrane:2 (n6-16c21/22o37-53i65-85o)), protein MMDGSLSTMGQALLILGPARPSPLEEGNKGTETDLPLTYINGGALGLFLGLDKQRFSTARSKRSAVLFFNFPLTSMLLTAHHPLLHHLRNTLLHLSLQTTYTSTHT, encoded by the coding sequence ATGATGGATGGCTCGTTATCCACCATGGGCCAGGCCCTTCTCATCCTGGGTCCTGCGAGACCGTCGCCGTTGGAAGAGGGGAACAAGGGAACAGAGACTGATCTTCCTCTCACTTATATAAATGGTGGTGCGctcggcctcttcctcggGTTGGACAAGCAGAGATTCTCAACAGCACGCTCCAAACGCAGTGCCGTGCTCTTCTTTAACTTTCCTCTTACATCAATGCTCCTCACTGCCCACCATCCACTGCTTCATCATTTGAGGAACACCCTCCTGCACTTGTCATTACAGACTACATACACATCCACACACACATAG
- a CDS encoding uncharacterized protein (EggNog:ENOG41~TransMembrane:6 (i588-611o617-642i663-683o703-728i740-757o777-796i)), which yields METSSLHTDYAAMQYGPKIACPFPTVTSSFYHYATSFPENIALHDLSGATTQQITYRQLAIRAQALATKLRSLGVRPHHRVPLVVKRSSEMVVGIWAILSCGAQYVPLDGGVVPDSTIRHVFEQSGGNIICCLTSTVRRIRDLCPNATPVIIEQQDLDSMPHDEKWVDLATSDSGCYIIYTSGTTGKPKGVDVTHKNVANLVCMSPGNLGIQPGNRVGQVLNISFDMAAWEIFACLCNGGTLVIRGSRWEPAIELLDTLICTPTILSKYPPTKYPNIKVAATAGEPTSQDLADLWAKHATYWNCCGPTETTIVNTMQKHIVGDGLSIGRPTPNNNVYILDDNGNPVPVGEPGTMWAGGYGVSRGYVGLEAKTKESYIPDPFTNDGSKMYCTGDLGQWRPDGSIEILGRADDQVKVKGFRVELDGVSSSMAAAPGVTRACALLIDGEIHGFVVPSNQDTGAILEHTRRLQPYYAVPSNIHLLDEFPTTANGKIDKKSLRMLATGPASPTISESSTVFSTTIQSATLPKADSGKSSPLFGFRSVSSASSLTAASTEENEAKVEEEIDLSRDVPEKKWPKPWRGLRKRILIVYRVLFSLVSFINIGVLIAVLVLRPRVEWLATITAANLVAGVLIRQDVVINILYTTFCSVPKSFPLWIRRRCAKIYHLGGIHSGAGICATAWLVASTIQATVARFQLDGPPSRASLANLVVSWLLCALCCFIVAAAWPPFRKANHDMFEKMHRFLGWSALALFWAKTVVSVYDSTPAGEDFGLALAKTPALWMLSVATFSVAFSWFFLRKVKVNAEPLSEHAVRLHFDYTVPVNGSFTRISHRPLFEWHSFATIPAPQPDLEAGIPAGYSLVVSNAGDWTKSCIRNPPTSIWVRGLPACGVMRIATLFNRVVVIATGSGIGPMLGHIGHPSCPTQLIWSTPSPEKTFGKKVINTIKGSIPGAIIHDTRTQGRPDLVRMGYNMVKEFNAEAVIIIANEKITKKVVYGLETRGVPAFGAIWDS from the exons ATGGAGACTTCAAGTCTTCACACAGACTATGCTGCCATGCAGTATGGCCCCAAGATCGCATGCCCCTTTCCAACAGTCACCTCATCTTTTTACCACTATGCCACATCTTTCCCTGAAAATATTGCCCTCCATGATCTGTCTGGTGCAACCACCCAGCAGATCACATACCGCCAACTCGCTATTCGGGCTCAGGCACTTGCCACAAAGCTCCGTAGCCTTGGTGTTCGTCCCCACCATCGGGTTCCTCTCGTTGTTAAAAGGAGCTCTGAGATGGTGGTGGGCATCTGGGCTATCCTGTCCTGTGGTGCACAATATGTTCCTCTTGATGGAGGTGTTGTTCCTGACTCGACCATCCGGCACGTTTTTGAACAATCTGGCGGCAACATTATCTGCTGTTTAACGTCTACTGTCCGCCGGATTCGAGATCTCTGCCCTAACGCCACTCCAGTCATCATTGAGCAGCAAGACCTTGACAGTATGCCGCATGATGAGAAATGGGTGGATTTAGCCACTTCAGATAGCGGATGTTACATCATTTACACATCTG GCACAACTGGCAAACCCAAAGGGGTTGATGTGACACATAAAAATGTTGCTAATCTTGTTTGTATGTCTCCCGGTAACTTGGGTATTCAACCAGGCAATCGGGTGGGACAAGTGCTCAACATTAGCTTTGACATGG CCGCCTGGGAGATCTTTGCGTGTCTATGCAATGGAGGTACCCTTGTCATCCGGGGTTCTAGATGGGAGCCCGCTATTGAGCTG CTCGATACTTTGATTTGCACACCTACCATCTTGTCTAAATACCCTCCTACCAAGTATCCTAACATCAAAGTCGCCGCCACAGCTGGCGAGCCCACATCACAAGA TCTTGCTGATCTGTGGGCTAAACACGCAACTTACTGGAACTGCTGCGGCCCCACGGAGACGACCATTGTCAACACCATGCAGAAGCACATTGTTGGGGATGGCTTGTCCATCGGTCGCCCTACCCCCAATAACAACGTCTACATCCTCGATGACAATGGAAATCCCGTGCCAGTAGGTGAACCTGGGACCATGTGGGCCGGCGGATATGGCGTGTCTCGCGGCTACGTTGGCCTCGAGGCCAAGACAAAGGAGTCTTACATTCCAGATCCATTTACCAATGACGG ATCCAAAATGTATTGTACCGGGGACTTGGGCCAGTGGCGGCCGGACGGCTCCATCGAAATCTTGGGTCGCGCTGACGACCAGGTCAAAGTCAAA GGCTTCCGCGTTGAGCTGGATGGCGTTTCCTCATCAATGGCCGCTGCGCCAGGTGTCACCCGTGCATGCGCCCTCCTTATCGACGGAGAGATTCACGGTTTTGTGGTCCCGTCCAACCAGGATACCGGAGCCATTCTAGAGCACACTCGTAGACTTCAACCATACTATGCTGTGCCGTCTAATATTCATTTGCTAGATGAATTCCCTACAACCGCCAATGGCAAGATTGACAAGAAATCTCTCCGTATGCTGGCTACTGGACCAGCTTCCCCTACCATTTCGGAATCATCAACCGTTTTCAGCACAACAATTCAATCAGCAACTCTCCCAAAAGCAGACAGTGGCAAATCGAGCCCCTTGTTTGGCTTTCGGTCTGTGTCTTCGGCCTCGTCTCTCACTGCCGCTTCCACCGAAGAAAACGAAGccaaggttgaagaagagattgaCCTATCTCGCGATGTTCCTGAAAAGAAGTGGCCTAAACCGTGGAGAGGCCTCAGAAAGCGTATTCTCATTGTTTATCGAGTTCTCTTCAGCCTTGTCAGCTTCATCAATATCGGAGTGCTCATTGCCGTTCTTGTTCTCCGCCCTAGAGTGGAATGGCTTGCAACCATAACAGCTGCTAACCTTGTCGCCGGTGTCCTTATCCGCCAAGATGTCGTCATCAACATTCTCTACACTACGTTCTGCTCTGTTCCCAAATCGTTTCCACTTTGGATTCGCCGGCGTTGCGCAAAGATCTACCATCTCGGCGGGATCCACTCTGGTGCCGGTATCTGTGCCACTGCATGGCTCGTCGCATCTACCATTCAAGCTACCGTTGCTCGCTTCCAGCTAGACGGGCCTCCATCAAGGGCTTCTCTAGCAAACCTAGTCGTCTCGTGGCTACTTTGTGctctctgctgctttattGTAGCGGCTGCGTGGCCTCCTTTTAGAAAGGCCAATCACGACATGTTTGAGAAGATGCACCGCTTTCTCGGATGGTCTGCACTTGCGCTTTTCTGGGCCAAGACTGTTGTCTCCGTTTACGACTCTACACCAGCTGGTGAGGATTTCGGGCTTGCCTTGGCCAAGACTCCAGCCCTTTGGATGCTTAGCGTGGCCACCTTTAGCGTTGCCTTCTCTTGGTTCTTCCTCCGCAAGGTCAAGGTCAACGCCGAGCCGCTGTCAGAGCATGCCGTCCGCTTGCACTTTGACTATACAGTTCCTGTGAATGGTAGCTTTACGCGAATCTCCCACCGTCCGCTCTTCGAGTGGCACTCTTTTGCGACGATCCCAGCCCCACAGCCAGACCTCGAAGCGGGCATTCCGGCAGGCTATTCTCTTGTGGTATCCAATGCTGGCGATTGGACCAAGTCGTGCATTCGGAATCCTCCCACTAGCATCTGGGTACGTGGTCTCCCGGCATGCGGAGTCATGCGCATTGCCACGCTGTTTAATCGCGTTGTCGTGATTGCCACGGGATCTGGTATTGGCCCCATGCTAGGTCATATCGGCCACCCAAGCTGTCCCACTCAGCTCATCTGGTCAACCCCATCTCCCGAAAAAACGTTTGGTAAGAAAGTCATCAACACTATCAAAGGGTCCATCCCTGGCGCGATCATCCACGACACCCGAACCCAGGGCCGGCCCGACCTTGTTCGCATGGGTTATAACATGGTCAAGGAGTTTAACGCCGAAGCCGTTATCATCATTGCCAATGAAAAAATCACTAAAAAGGTCGTATATGGCCTAGAGACTCGAGGTGTTCCCGCTTTTGGCGCCATTTGGGACAGTTGA